In Bernardetia sp., the following proteins share a genomic window:
- a CDS encoding cytochrome c maturation protein CcmE: MKLSHIIVLIIIAVGIGIFVSSSENASQYVDFDTALSLAKDGNDNKIHVVGELPRDASGEVMGIEYNPVADANFMAFQLVDEKGKKQRVITSTPPPSMTDFKRSEKVVVIGKYENEQFVVSDILLKCPSKYEENTVAVK; this comes from the coding sequence ATGAAACTTTCACATATCATTGTTCTTATTATTATTGCTGTGGGTATCGGAATTTTTGTCAGTTCTAGTGAAAATGCCAGTCAGTACGTAGATTTTGATACAGCTCTTTCTCTTGCTAAAGATGGTAATGATAACAAAATTCATGTTGTAGGCGAACTTCCTAGAGATGCAAGTGGTGAAGTAATGGGAATTGAATACAATCCTGTTGCAGATGCTAATTTTATGGCTTTTCAACTTGTAGATGAAAAAGGTAAAAAGCAGCGTGTTATTACCAGTACACCTCCACCTTCAATGACAGATTTCAAACGTTCTGAAAAAGTGGTTGTGATTGGAAAATATGAGAATGAGCAATTTGTGGTAAGTGATATTCTTTTGAAATGTCCGTCTAAGTATGAGGAAAATACAGTAGCCGTAAAATAA
- a CDS encoding CcmD family protein, producing the protein MKNIYFLLLLFSFAFSPLAVMAQTENTEQTKNGKIPVTQRDYENTEVEMADTFRADGKIYVVVAVLTTIFAGIVVFLVATERKVKKLEDLVFADKGKTHKVL; encoded by the coding sequence ATGAAAAATATATATTTCCTTCTACTTCTTTTCTCTTTTGCTTTTTCACCTTTAGCTGTAATGGCACAAACTGAAAATACAGAACAAACAAAAAATGGAAAAATTCCTGTTACGCAGCGAGATTATGAAAATACAGAAGTTGAAATGGCTGATACATTCAGAGCAGATGGGAAAATCTATGTTGTGGTAGCTGTTTTGACAACTATTTTTGCTGGAATCGTTGTTTTTTTAGTAGCAACAGAACGCAAAGTAAAAAAATTGGAAGACTTAGTTTTTGCAGATAAAGGCAAAACACATAAAGTGCTTTAA
- a CDS encoding glycosyltransferase, translating to MILKLFFYKKKSKLPSQKSVSVVIAARNEAHNLEKILTSIFQQSYQNFELIVVNDRSEDNSLKILKKFEVENPTKNFAVISIKDKPQNWNGKKYALQKGIETAQNEIILLTDADCLPKNKFWIEKMADSFDENTNTVVGISLYEKSKNPFLNWFIQNETLITALQYISFANIGMAYMGVGRNLAYKKNLFFSQNEKITKPLLVSPPTTIFKKISSKTGGDDDLIFSEKRFYKNVNICLEGQTKSQAPQTFQEWIKQKRRHLAVGVQYSFRQKVISSIYPLSIISWYAAIFGFLIQGFYEVLGFELLRQLFFFSILRIFCNQIQDNSVLVRFIKEKFWKGFLKDFFTRFFGFEIVFIFYYFVVGMGATFFPPKKWK from the coding sequence GTGATATTAAAACTGTTTTTTTACAAAAAAAAATCAAAGTTACCTTCTCAAAAATCTGTCTCTGTTGTAATTGCTGCTAGAAATGAGGCTCATAATTTAGAAAAAATACTTACTTCTATTTTTCAACAGAGTTATCAAAATTTTGAATTGATTGTAGTAAACGACCGTTCGGAAGATAATTCATTAAAGATTTTAAAAAAATTTGAAGTAGAAAATCCTACTAAAAATTTCGCTGTTATTTCTATAAAAGACAAACCTCAAAACTGGAACGGAAAAAAATATGCTCTCCAAAAAGGAATAGAAACTGCTCAAAATGAAATCATACTGCTTACTGACGCTGACTGCTTACCAAAAAACAAATTTTGGATAGAAAAAATGGCTGATTCTTTTGATGAAAATACAAATACAGTCGTTGGAATTTCATTGTATGAAAAAAGTAAGAATCCTTTTTTAAACTGGTTTATCCAAAACGAAACACTCATTACAGCACTTCAATATATTTCCTTTGCCAATATCGGAATGGCATATATGGGCGTGGGGAGAAACCTAGCATATAAGAAAAATCTTTTTTTCAGTCAAAATGAAAAAATAACAAAGCCGTTGTTAGTATCCCCACCAACGACAATATTTAAAAAAATATCTTCAAAAACTGGAGGCGATGATGATTTAATTTTTTCAGAAAAACGTTTTTATAAAAATGTAAATATATGTTTAGAAGGACAAACTAAAAGTCAAGCTCCTCAAACTTTTCAAGAATGGATAAAACAAAAACGCAGACATTTGGCTGTCGGTGTACAATATTCATTTCGACAAAAAGTTATTTCTAGCATTTATCCATTGAGTATTATTTCTTGGTATGCTGCCATTTTTGGATTTTTGATACAAGGGTTTTATGAAGTTTTAGGCTTTGAACTGCTTCGCCAGTTGTTTTTTTTCAGTATTTTGCGTATATTTTGTAACCAAATTCAAGATAATTCCGTTTTAGTCCGTTTTATAAAAGAAAAGTTTTGGAAAGGTTTTCTCAAAGACTTTTTTACTCGTTTTTTTGGTTTTGAAATCGTATTTATTTTTTATTATTTCGTGGTGGGAATGGGAGCAACTTTTTTTCCTCCTAAAAAGTGGAAATGA
- a CDS encoding DUF2795 domain-containing protein, whose amino-acid sequence MYWTLELASYLEDAPWPATKDELIDYGTRTGAPMEVVENLQDLEDDGEPYENIEEIWPDYPTKDDFFFNEDEY is encoded by the coding sequence ATGTATTGGACACTAGAACTTGCTTCTTATTTAGAAGATGCCCCTTGGCCAGCGACAAAAGATGAGCTAATCGATTATGGCACACGTACAGGTGCGCCTATGGAAGTAGTAGAAAATTTACAAGACTTGGAAGACGATGGCGAGCCTTATGAAAATATTGAAGAAATTTGGCCAGATTATCCAACAAAAGACGACTTCTTTTTCAATGAAGATGAGTATTAA
- the hemE gene encoding uroporphyrinogen decarboxylase produces the protein MQTLQNDLLLRTARGEQTERAPVWTMRQAGRILPEYRELRGKLSGFIELVTTPHLAAEVTIQPVDRLGVDAAIIFSDILVIPEAMGLPYEMVEKVGPRFPETIKTEADVKKMTTDGIEEKLNYVTEAISITKKELNGRVPLIGFAGAPFTLFCYMIEGKGSKTFSKPRGLLYENPKVAHQLLQKITDSTITYLKAQIRAGADIVQVFDSWAGVLGLEQYKEFSLKYISQIVDAIDEVPTIVFGKDQHAARADFGKLNCNVVGLDWTMTIEESRKLIGEDKVLQGNLDPCVLYGSYESIEAETKKMLSSFGKGKHIANLGHGVYPDLDFRKVKHFIDTVKSWKY, from the coding sequence ATGCAAACTTTACAAAACGACCTACTTTTAAGAACAGCTAGAGGAGAACAAACCGAGCGTGCACCTGTCTGGACGATGCGCCAAGCAGGAAGAATATTGCCAGAATATAGAGAACTACGTGGAAAATTAAGTGGTTTTATCGAACTGGTTACTACGCCACATTTAGCTGCCGAAGTTACGATTCAGCCTGTGGATAGATTAGGAGTAGATGCTGCCATTATTTTTTCAGATATTTTGGTTATTCCAGAAGCGATGGGATTGCCTTACGAAATGGTAGAAAAAGTAGGTCCTCGCTTTCCAGAAACTATCAAAACAGAAGCTGATGTCAAAAAAATGACAACTGACGGAATTGAGGAGAAACTAAACTACGTTACAGAAGCTATTTCAATTACTAAGAAAGAACTCAACGGACGAGTTCCTTTGATTGGCTTTGCAGGTGCGCCCTTCACACTTTTTTGTTATATGATTGAGGGAAAAGGCTCAAAAACATTCTCTAAACCTCGTGGACTTCTCTACGAAAATCCAAAAGTAGCACATCAGTTACTCCAAAAAATTACCGATTCTACAATTACATATCTGAAAGCTCAAATCAGAGCAGGAGCAGATATTGTTCAAGTTTTTGATTCTTGGGCTGGCGTTTTGGGATTGGAACAATACAAAGAATTTAGTTTGAAGTATATTTCTCAAATTGTGGATGCGATAGATGAAGTTCCGACAATTGTTTTTGGAAAAGACCAGCACGCAGCTAGAGCAGATTTTGGAAAGCTAAACTGTAATGTTGTTGGCTTAGACTGGACAATGACGATTGAAGAATCAAGAAAACTCATTGGAGAAGATAAAGTATTGCAAGGCAACCTAGACCCTTGTGTTTTGTACGGTTCGTATGAAAGCATAGAAGCAGAGACAAAGAAAATGCTCTCATCTTTTGGAAAAGGCAAGCACATTGCTAACCTCGGACATGGCGTATATCCAGATTTAGACTTTAGAAAAGTAAAGCATTTTATTGATACAGTGAAGAGTTGGAAATACTGA
- a CDS encoding RNA polymerase sigma factor: MKDNKNTSENSEENKKPLANADNKEFSDKALKDFDLIDLAVKGDQQAYAELMNRYKNSVYFMLLKMVKNTDDAEDLTVEAFTKAFKSLKKFKKEYTFSTWLFRIATNNCIDFIRKKKLETLSLHTPYKNDSGEQIQMDVPDKNLTPQEEAIRTQKIEIIRDFVDQLPPKYKKLVELRYFDELSYDEIATELDAPLGTVKAQLHRARELMYDLVKNKRDVI, translated from the coding sequence ATGAAAGATAATAAAAACACCTCCGAAAATTCAGAAGAAAACAAAAAACCTTTGGCAAATGCTGACAATAAAGAATTTTCAGATAAAGCACTCAAAGACTTTGATTTGATAGATTTGGCAGTAAAAGGCGACCAACAGGCGTATGCTGAACTGATGAATCGTTATAAAAATTCGGTGTATTTTATGCTTCTCAAGATGGTAAAAAATACGGACGATGCAGAAGATTTGACCGTTGAAGCCTTTACAAAAGCCTTTAAAAGTCTCAAAAAATTTAAAAAAGAATATACTTTCAGTACATGGCTTTTCCGTATTGCAACCAATAACTGTATTGATTTTATTCGTAAGAAAAAATTAGAAACCCTTAGTCTTCATACGCCGTACAAAAACGATTCGGGCGAGCAGATTCAGATGGATGTTCCAGATAAAAATCTTACACCACAAGAAGAAGCTATCCGAACACAAAAAATAGAAATTATTAGAGATTTTGTTGACCAACTCCCACCAAAGTATAAAAAATTGGTAGAGCTTCGCTACTTCGATGAGCTTTCGTATGATGAAATTGCAACAGAGTTAGATGCTCCTTTGGGAACAGTAAAAGCACAGCTTCACAGAGCAAGAGAGCTTATGTATGACCTTGTAAAAAACAAGCGTGATGTTATTTAG